A genomic segment from Janibacter sp. DB-40 encodes:
- a CDS encoding helix-turn-helix domain-containing protein, which translates to MDPALPDVTQLRALSHPVRMRILGMLRTLGPATASLIARRLGLNSGATSYHLRQLAEHSFVEEAPGMGTQRERWWRAVSQMTSVPEPDDPDDEGRDATDAFHHMVVGQQAQRMQTAAERRGGESQEWRAVTSISDAALAVTARQAREIQGRFEALLREVLEEHGGPPGPVGEGERRFNVVVSTFVDAEEPAWDAEDGG; encoded by the coding sequence ATGGACCCCGCCCTGCCCGACGTCACCCAGCTCAGGGCACTCTCCCACCCGGTCCGCATGCGCATCCTGGGGATGCTGCGCACGCTGGGCCCGGCCACCGCATCATTGATCGCCCGCCGCCTCGGGCTCAACTCCGGCGCGACGAGCTACCACCTGCGCCAGCTGGCCGAGCACAGCTTCGTCGAGGAGGCCCCCGGCATGGGCACCCAGCGGGAGCGGTGGTGGCGGGCGGTCAGCCAGATGACCTCCGTCCCCGAGCCGGACGACCCGGACGACGAAGGGAGGGACGCCACCGACGCCTTCCACCACATGGTCGTCGGTCAGCAGGCACAGCGGATGCAGACCGCCGCCGAGCGCCGCGGCGGTGAGTCGCAGGAGTGGCGGGCCGTCACCTCGATCAGCGACGCCGCCCTCGCGGTCACCGCCCGGCAGGCACGCGAGATCCAGGGCCGCTTCGAGGCGTTGCTCCGGGAGGTCCTCGAGGAGCACGGCGGACCGCCCGGCCCGGTCGGCGAGGGTGAGCGTCGGTTCAACGTCGTCGTGTCGACCTTCGTCGACGCCGAGGAGCCGGCCTGGGACGCAGAGGACGGTGGTTGA
- a CDS encoding circularly permuted type 2 ATP-grasp protein yields the protein MSAPAFGDLPSPLDEYRDEVTVTEGIDEVVTLDGVREAAEPLAEAIASARLSGMLAARAASRRFVEDEGITYGAGVSPDDEDVADGRTVPTEPRTWELDPLPLTIGATEWAKLEQGVRQRAALLDGVLTDLTGEQRLVRDGILPGTAVYGHDGWLPQADGIRLPGPRQLVMPAMDLARDRTGTWRVFADRTQAPSGAGYAMANRRIIARVLPDLHRTVDLARLRGFFYQVHKALMAAAPQTDDVPRIVILTPGSLSDAAYDEALQSTVLGVPVVESEDLVSRDGRIWMRTTSGLSPVDVIMRRVDGGAIDQLDLRGDSRLGLPGMVEAARLGHVSLVNPISSGVLENPALIPYLPAICRYLLDEDLTLQSTQTWWAGEPSHLSHIITNLSSLVVKPASRGDGTNGGNAVFGWEITADEREELAQRIQAEPWKWTAQDPLTMSTAPVVTAGGLEPRHVVLRTFAVADEDDYAVMPGGLGRVAVRPDSGAISSLTGAMSKDVWVRDDTLVDEGEGLTAPSPFAGAAALASAAPPPRVAADLYWMGRYGERAEFAARLLRVADNLVDDHAARPGTTGHTAMLALLEAVTSVVAARPGFVGEEAQSRREDPLPHLRALTLDPRVVGSVAFSTHRAVIAAQAVRETLSVDTWLVMSRLERTLRHAVPEDDLQELLMGTLEGLLALAGIGVESLIRDPTWAFADAGKRVERAQQTTRLITSVLAVERAPVVEGTTTEAALLAAESVITYRRRLTSGLGGLSPLQAAVDLLLRDGSNPRSVRFQVDRLVEDLELLEDELVLPWVRELVDRIARLDLEELFADGRQPLARTLTGIGADLRQVHRALDEAYFQRKAEGRSIQWVQWSSGEGTW from the coding sequence ATGTCCGCTCCGGCCTTCGGCGATCTCCCGAGCCCGCTCGACGAGTACCGCGACGAAGTCACGGTCACCGAGGGCATCGACGAGGTCGTGACGCTCGACGGTGTCCGTGAGGCGGCCGAGCCGCTCGCGGAGGCGATCGCCTCCGCCCGGCTGTCCGGGATGCTCGCGGCCCGGGCCGCGAGCCGCCGGTTCGTCGAGGACGAGGGGATCACCTACGGCGCGGGCGTCTCACCCGACGACGAGGACGTCGCCGACGGCCGCACCGTCCCGACCGAGCCGCGCACGTGGGAGCTCGACCCGCTCCCGCTCACCATCGGCGCCACGGAGTGGGCCAAGCTCGAGCAGGGCGTGCGCCAGCGCGCGGCCCTCCTCGACGGCGTCCTCACCGACCTCACCGGCGAGCAGCGCCTCGTGCGCGACGGCATCCTGCCGGGCACGGCGGTCTACGGGCACGACGGCTGGCTCCCGCAGGCCGACGGCATCCGGCTGCCCGGCCCGCGCCAGCTCGTCATGCCGGCGATGGACCTCGCCCGGGACCGCACCGGCACGTGGCGGGTCTTCGCCGACCGGACACAGGCCCCGAGCGGCGCCGGCTACGCGATGGCCAACCGCCGCATCATCGCCCGCGTGCTCCCCGACCTGCACCGCACCGTGGACCTGGCCCGCCTGCGCGGCTTCTTCTACCAGGTGCACAAGGCCCTCATGGCCGCCGCACCGCAGACCGACGACGTCCCGCGCATCGTCATCCTCACGCCGGGCAGCCTCAGTGACGCCGCCTACGACGAGGCCCTCCAGTCGACCGTCCTCGGCGTCCCCGTCGTCGAGTCCGAGGACCTCGTCAGCCGCGACGGCCGGATCTGGATGCGCACGACGAGCGGCCTGTCCCCGGTCGACGTCATCATGCGCCGGGTGGACGGCGGCGCCATCGACCAGCTGGACCTGCGCGGCGACTCCCGCCTCGGGCTCCCCGGCATGGTCGAGGCGGCCCGGCTCGGGCACGTCTCGCTGGTCAACCCGATCTCCTCGGGCGTGCTGGAGAACCCGGCGCTGATCCCCTACCTCCCGGCGATCTGCCGGTACCTGCTCGACGAGGACCTGACGCTCCAGTCCACCCAGACGTGGTGGGCCGGCGAGCCCAGCCACCTCAGCCACATCATCACCAACCTCTCCAGCCTCGTCGTCAAGCCCGCCTCGCGTGGGGACGGCACCAACGGCGGCAACGCGGTCTTCGGCTGGGAGATCACCGCCGACGAGCGCGAGGAGCTGGCGCAGCGCATCCAGGCCGAGCCGTGGAAGTGGACCGCGCAGGACCCGCTGACGATGTCGACCGCCCCCGTGGTCACCGCCGGCGGGCTCGAGCCGCGCCACGTCGTGCTGCGTACCTTCGCCGTCGCCGACGAGGACGACTACGCCGTCATGCCCGGTGGCCTGGGCCGCGTTGCCGTGCGCCCCGACTCCGGTGCCATCTCCAGCCTCACCGGCGCGATGAGCAAGGACGTGTGGGTGCGTGACGACACCCTCGTGGACGAAGGGGAGGGCCTGACCGCCCCGAGTCCCTTTGCCGGGGCGGCAGCGCTGGCCTCCGCGGCACCGCCGCCACGCGTGGCGGCCGACCTGTACTGGATGGGCCGGTACGGCGAGCGGGCCGAGTTCGCCGCCCGCCTGCTGCGGGTGGCCGACAACCTCGTCGACGACCACGCCGCCCGTCCCGGCACGACCGGCCACACCGCGATGCTCGCCCTGCTGGAGGCGGTCACCTCCGTCGTCGCCGCCCGCCCCGGCTTCGTCGGCGAGGAGGCGCAGTCGCGGCGCGAGGACCCGCTGCCGCACCTGCGCGCCCTCACCCTCGACCCGCGGGTCGTCGGCTCGGTCGCCTTCAGCACCCACCGCGCGGTCATCGCGGCCCAGGCCGTGCGCGAGACCCTCTCGGTCGACACCTGGCTGGTCATGTCCCGGCTCGAGCGCACCCTGCGCCACGCGGTGCCCGAGGACGACCTGCAGGAGCTGCTCATGGGGACCCTCGAGGGCCTCCTCGCGCTCGCGGGCATCGGCGTCGAGTCGCTGATCCGCGATCCCACGTGGGCCTTCGCCGATGCGGGCAAGCGGGTCGAGCGCGCCCAGCAGACGACGCGGCTGATCACCTCGGTGCTCGCCGTGGAGCGGGCCCCCGTCGTCGAGGGCACGACGACCGAGGCGGCGCTGCTCGCGGCGGAGTCGGTCATCACCTACCGGCGCCGGCTGACCAGCGGCCTCGGCGGACTGTCGCCCCTCCAGGCCGCCGTGGACCTGCTGCTGCGCGACGGGAGCAACCCGCGCTCGGTGCGCTTCCAGGTCGACCGGCTCGTCGAGGACCTCGAGCTGCTCGAGGACGAGCTCGTGCTGCCGTGGGTGCGCGAGCTCGTCGACCGCATCGCCCGGCTCGACCTCGAGGAGCTCTTCGCCGACGGGCGTCAGCCCCTCGCGCGCACGCTCACCGGCATCGGTGCCGACCTGCGCCAGGTCCACCGCGCCCTGGACGAGGCCTACTTCCAGCGCAAGGCGGAGGGCCGCTCGATCCAGTGGGTCCAGTGGAGCAGCGGGGAGGGGACCTGGTGA
- a CDS encoding transglutaminase family protein, whose product MSSTPSRPPAPEPTTPGPGPTISPEHHTRRRYEVRHRTTYTYEEYVTDSYGRAMLRPRSTPQQRIVEHHVEIVPEPHIHTEHVDHFGNFSSFYEVRTPHTVLEVSKRSIAEIDWPAPDMQRLDSWTVAEAAAAVSEGEDIDRAEAAQYLLPSSLVELDPEVIAYAAGILPPDRPFGSALVALYSDIYRDFTYAKGATSVKTTLPELLRGRAGVCQDFAHLAIGCLRAVGIPARYVSGYIETRPPPGEAKLEGSDASHAWAAAMTPDGDWVDIDPTNNHFADSRYIVTGWGRDFRDVSPLKGIIFSEGSGSTLDVGVDVIRLGTGDPRESGATGAGDGQ is encoded by the coding sequence GTGAGCTCGACACCCAGCCGGCCACCCGCCCCCGAGCCGACGACGCCCGGCCCCGGGCCGACGATCAGCCCGGAGCACCACACCCGCCGTCGGTACGAGGTGCGCCACCGCACCACCTACACCTACGAGGAGTACGTCACCGACTCCTACGGCCGCGCGATGCTGCGCCCACGGAGCACGCCCCAGCAGCGCATCGTCGAGCACCACGTGGAGATCGTGCCCGAGCCGCACATCCACACCGAGCACGTCGACCACTTCGGCAACTTCTCCAGCTTCTACGAGGTGCGCACCCCACACACCGTCCTCGAGGTGTCCAAGCGCAGCATCGCGGAGATCGACTGGCCGGCACCGGACATGCAGCGGCTCGACTCCTGGACCGTCGCCGAGGCCGCCGCCGCGGTCTCCGAGGGGGAGGACATCGACCGGGCAGAGGCGGCGCAGTACCTGCTGCCCTCCTCGCTGGTGGAGCTGGACCCGGAGGTCATCGCCTACGCGGCGGGGATCCTGCCGCCCGACCGGCCCTTCGGCAGCGCCCTCGTGGCTCTCTACTCCGACATCTACCGCGACTTCACCTACGCCAAGGGTGCGACGAGCGTGAAGACGACCCTGCCGGAGCTGCTCCGGGGGCGGGCCGGTGTGTGCCAGGACTTCGCACACCTGGCCATCGGGTGCCTGCGGGCCGTCGGCATCCCCGCCCGGTACGTCTCCGGGTACATCGAGACCCGTCCGCCGCCCGGCGAGGCCAAGCTCGAGGGCTCCGACGCCTCGCACGCCTGGGCGGCAGCGATGACGCCGGACGGCGACTGGGTGGACATCGACCCCACGAACAACCACTTCGCCGACTCGCGCTACATCGTCACCGGGTGGGGTCGTGACTTCCGCGACGTCTCCCCGCTGAAGGGCATCATCTTCTCCGAGGGCAGCGGCTCGACGCTGGACGTCGGTGTCGACGTCATCCGTCTGGGCACGGGCGACCCACGGGAGAGCGGCGCGACGGGCGCCGGCGACGGCCAGTAA
- a CDS encoding patatin-like phospholipase family protein, producing the protein MPTTAFVLGGGGVLGATQVGMLQALLAADVTPDLVIGTSIGAVNGAFVAADPTAEGVARLEELWRDVVRSGEMGESPVRQAARFAKYRTHVMRRGVIPDLVERHLGVERIEDLAVPFQCVAAEIEGSASRWFTSGPVAPAVAASCAVPGLFAPVEIDGAHYYDGGLVHSIPVGRAIALGATVVHVLQVGRVEQPLSVPRNPLDVGLVAFEIARRHRFVEEIAEVPDDVRLHVLPSGVDRTPTASLIGQGSVAKVEDRMARAFDATSAYLQGTTS; encoded by the coding sequence ATGCCCACGACCGCCTTCGTCCTCGGTGGAGGGGGCGTTCTCGGGGCCACCCAGGTCGGGATGCTCCAGGCGCTCCTGGCCGCCGACGTCACACCGGACCTCGTCATCGGGACGAGCATCGGTGCGGTCAACGGCGCCTTCGTGGCGGCCGACCCCACGGCGGAGGGCGTCGCCCGCCTCGAGGAGCTGTGGCGCGACGTGGTCCGCTCCGGCGAGATGGGCGAGAGCCCGGTGCGCCAGGCGGCCCGCTTCGCCAAGTACCGCACCCACGTGATGCGAAGGGGGGTGATCCCCGACCTCGTCGAGCGCCACCTCGGCGTGGAGCGGATCGAGGACCTGGCCGTCCCCTTCCAGTGCGTCGCCGCGGAGATCGAGGGCTCGGCCTCGCGGTGGTTCACCTCCGGCCCGGTCGCGCCGGCGGTCGCAGCCAGCTGCGCGGTCCCGGGGCTCTTCGCCCCCGTGGAGATCGACGGTGCCCACTACTACGACGGCGGCCTCGTGCACTCCATCCCGGTGGGCAGGGCGATCGCGCTCGGTGCCACCGTCGTCCACGTGCTCCAGGTCGGCCGGGTCGAGCAGCCGCTGAGCGTGCCACGCAACCCGCTGGACGTCGGGCTCGTCGCCTTCGAGATCGCCCGGCGGCACCGCTTCGTCGAGGAGATCGCCGAGGTCCCCGACGACGTGCGGCTGCACGTCCTGCCCAGCGGGGTCGACCGCACGCCGACCGCCTCGCTCATCGGTCAGGGCTCGGTCGCGAAGGTGGAGGATCGGATGGCCCGCGCCTTCGACGCCACGAGTGCCTACCTGCAGGGGACCACCTCGTGA
- a CDS encoding 1-acyl-sn-glycerol-3-phosphate acyltransferase: MKISSLPSLPAPPYWLRLVLQGIYPLVGIFFSLLFVAVAPFMLLLWPWDRRLALLRCLFLALYIMWEDIGLVVECWYLRLRSPRGTSPTWDEDHLTLIRRALNNVIFTAGKMVGFTIDVEGAITVGRPGHPLVVISRHAGPADSLAIAWLLASTAGRIPRIVLADAMLWDPGIAMVLQRLDSYFVPSRSGAGDDRTRGVADLASTLTSKDAMLIFPEGRNWAPDRHEALVERLRARGEHERADRVESRPWVLEARSRGVAAIRENAPEADVMVVAHTGLDMLTGPGPVIRAVPFRNRLTFRGITHRSEDVPTEPGEVAEWLDAEWDELNDWVGSHIEQREHP, from the coding sequence GTGAAGATCAGCTCGCTCCCTTCGCTCCCGGCGCCGCCGTACTGGCTGCGGCTGGTCCTGCAGGGCATCTACCCGCTCGTCGGGATCTTCTTCTCGCTGCTCTTCGTCGCCGTGGCGCCGTTCATGCTCCTGCTGTGGCCGTGGGACCGACGCCTGGCCCTGCTGCGGTGCCTCTTCCTCGCGCTCTACATCATGTGGGAGGACATCGGGCTCGTCGTCGAGTGCTGGTACCTGCGGCTGCGCTCGCCGCGGGGCACCAGCCCGACCTGGGACGAGGACCACCTCACCCTGATCCGCCGGGCGCTGAACAACGTGATCTTCACCGCCGGCAAGATGGTCGGCTTCACGATCGACGTCGAGGGCGCCATCACGGTCGGCCGCCCGGGCCACCCGCTCGTCGTCATCTCCCGGCACGCCGGCCCGGCGGACTCGCTGGCGATCGCCTGGCTGCTCGCGTCGACCGCCGGCCGGATCCCGCGGATCGTCCTCGCCGACGCGATGCTGTGGGACCCCGGCATCGCGATGGTGCTGCAGCGCCTGGACTCCTACTTCGTCCCCTCGCGCTCCGGCGCCGGCGACGACCGCACCCGCGGGGTCGCGGACCTGGCGTCGACGCTCACGAGCAAGGACGCGATGCTCATCTTCCCCGAGGGACGCAACTGGGCGCCCGACCGCCACGAGGCCCTCGTCGAGCGCCTGCGTGCGCGCGGCGAGCACGAGCGGGCGGACCGGGTCGAGTCGCGCCCGTGGGTGCTCGAGGCCCGTTCGCGCGGGGTCGCGGCCATCCGGGAGAACGCCCCCGAGGCCGACGTCATGGTCGTCGCCCACACGGGCCTGGACATGCTCACCGGGCCGGGGCCGGTCATCAGGGCGGTGCCCTTCCGCAACCGGCTGACCTTCCGCGGCATCACCCACCGCAGCGAGGACGTGCCCACCGAGCCCGGCGAGGTCGCCGAGTGGCTCGATGCCGAGTGGGACGAGCTCAACGACTGGGTCGGCTCCCACATCGAGCAACGCGAGCACCCGTGA
- a CDS encoding alpha/beta hydrolase, which translates to MSRAQLPPTVSAEAAAAAAAADNRPHRWPLTPQVTRWLRTKGAAEQLVGFEADRAARGVHVTERPDGHLLMTAESGDLVADDAWVLWIHGGGFCWGSARDGTGLRLAEGLARPVISVEYPLAPEARFPVAIDVCVDAYLAGVAERGPRVLLGGVSAGANLALGVLQRLRARSAGGADVPLPLGLVALTPFGDLAGEGDSYRVNEGRDAWIRWRGQQERFARAYAGRADLRHPLVSPVHADWAGGALPPAFFSSGTRDLFLSDAARIHTGWRAAGGAAELDVAEGLWHSYHSNPRLPESQALMGRLLIWCEERLSRPRGPATAPTTDARP; encoded by the coding sequence GTGAGCCGCGCACAGCTGCCACCGACGGTGAGTGCGGAGGCGGCCGCAGCCGCTGCCGCGGCGGACAACCGGCCCCACCGGTGGCCGCTCACCCCGCAGGTCACCCGGTGGCTGCGGACGAAGGGGGCGGCCGAGCAGCTCGTGGGGTTCGAGGCCGACCGCGCCGCCCGGGGCGTGCACGTCACCGAGCGCCCCGACGGCCACCTGCTGATGACGGCGGAGTCGGGTGACCTGGTCGCCGACGACGCGTGGGTGCTGTGGATCCACGGCGGCGGCTTCTGCTGGGGGTCCGCCCGCGACGGGACGGGGCTGCGGCTGGCCGAGGGGCTGGCCCGGCCGGTCATCTCGGTCGAGTACCCGCTCGCTCCCGAGGCCCGCTTCCCCGTCGCGATCGACGTCTGCGTCGACGCCTACCTCGCCGGGGTGGCGGAGCGGGGCCCACGGGTGCTGCTCGGTGGCGTCTCCGCGGGCGCCAACCTCGCCCTCGGTGTCCTGCAACGCCTCCGGGCCCGGAGTGCGGGGGGTGCGGACGTCCCCCTGCCCCTGGGGCTGGTGGCGCTGACCCCCTTCGGCGACCTCGCGGGCGAGGGCGACTCCTACCGCGTCAACGAGGGCCGCGACGCCTGGATCCGCTGGCGCGGCCAGCAGGAGCGCTTCGCGCGCGCCTACGCCGGGCGGGCCGATCTGCGGCACCCGCTCGTGTCACCGGTGCACGCGGACTGGGCGGGTGGGGCGCTGCCGCCGGCCTTCTTCTCCTCCGGCACCCGTGACCTCTTCCTCTCCGACGCCGCGCGGATCCACACCGGATGGCGGGCGGCGGGTGGAGCGGCCGAGCTCGACGTCGCCGAGGGGCTGTGGCACTCCTACCACTCGAACCCCCGGCTGCCGGAATCGCAGGCGCTGATGGGCCGGCTGCTGATCTGGTGCGAGGAGCGACTCAGCCGTCCCCGAGGGCCCGCAACCGCTCCAACCACCGACGCGCGTCCCTGA
- the pheA gene encoding prephenate dehydratase encodes MTRYAYLGPEGTFTQQALMMWGPTEDAEQVPCGSVDTALEQLRAGDVDAAVVPIENSVEGGVSATLDALASGEPLVVVGEVLVPITFVACARPGTRLQDVTAIGTHSHAWAQVRGWADHTVPHAVYVPTLSTASAAKDLAEHPDEVGYQAAVCAPVAAERFGLEVLAHDIGDMTTAVTRFVIVARPEWQPGPTGKDKTTVVLYQRTDRAGGLLELLEQFAVRGINMTRLESRPTKDSMGSYCFSIDFEGHVQDERVGAALMSLHRVCADLRFLGSYPAAAGAEITVDPITTDQAFRDARRWLERLRALGDG; translated from the coding sequence ATGACCCGCTACGCCTACCTCGGCCCCGAGGGCACCTTCACCCAGCAGGCGCTGATGATGTGGGGGCCCACCGAGGACGCCGAGCAGGTGCCCTGCGGCTCCGTCGACACCGCGCTGGAGCAGCTGCGCGCCGGGGACGTCGACGCCGCCGTCGTGCCCATCGAGAACTCCGTCGAGGGCGGCGTCTCCGCCACCCTCGACGCCCTCGCCTCCGGTGAACCGCTCGTCGTCGTCGGCGAGGTGCTGGTGCCGATCACCTTCGTCGCGTGCGCCCGACCGGGGACGCGGCTGCAGGACGTCACGGCGATCGGGACCCACAGCCACGCGTGGGCGCAGGTGCGCGGCTGGGCCGACCACACCGTCCCGCACGCGGTCTACGTCCCCACGCTCTCGACCGCCTCGGCGGCCAAGGACCTCGCCGAGCACCCCGACGAGGTCGGCTACCAAGCCGCGGTGTGCGCCCCGGTCGCCGCCGAGCGGTTCGGGCTGGAGGTCCTCGCCCACGACATCGGCGACATGACCACCGCGGTGACCCGCTTCGTCATCGTTGCCCGTCCGGAGTGGCAGCCCGGTCCCACCGGCAAGGACAAGACGACCGTCGTGCTCTACCAGCGCACCGACCGCGCGGGTGGCCTGCTGGAGCTGCTCGAGCAGTTCGCCGTGCGCGGCATCAACATGACCCGCCTCGAGTCACGCCCGACGAAGGACTCGATGGGCTCGTACTGCTTCTCGATCGACTTCGAGGGGCACGTGCAGGACGAGCGGGTCGGCGCGGCCCTGATGAGCCTGCACCGGGTGTGCGCGGACCTGCGCTTCCTGGGCTCCTACCCGGCGGCCGCCGGCGCCGAGATCACCGTCGACCCGATCACCACGGACCAGGCCTTCAGGGACGCGCGTCGGTGGTTGGAGCGGTTGCGGGCCCTCGGGGACGGCTGA
- a CDS encoding DUF4446 family protein: MTVVEIALLCGLVAALAVATLALLRLRALSDRVVELERRSPVGEGDLASLRHDIAQALRHVAVVRYDAFGDMGGRLSFSAAIIDDTGDGLVVSSIHGRGESRTYAKGVVGGDADATLTPEERQALAAARTGSVDA; encoded by the coding sequence ATGACCGTGGTCGAGATCGCCCTGCTGTGCGGGCTCGTCGCCGCCCTGGCCGTCGCGACCCTGGCACTGCTGCGCCTGCGCGCGCTGAGCGATCGGGTGGTCGAGCTCGAGCGCCGGTCTCCCGTCGGGGAGGGCGACCTGGCCTCCCTTCGCCATGACATCGCCCAGGCGCTGCGGCACGTGGCCGTCGTGCGCTACGACGCCTTCGGCGACATGGGCGGGCGGCTGTCCTTCTCCGCCGCGATCATCGACGACACCGGCGATGGCCTGGTCGTCAGCAGCATCCACGGGCGCGGGGAGTCCCGCACCTACGCCAAGGGCGTCGTCGGTGGCGACGCCGACGCGACCCTCACCCCCGAGGAGCGCCAGGCGCTCGCCGCGGCCCGCACCGGCTCGGTCGACGCCTGA
- a CDS encoding DUF5926 family protein, protein MGKASRRKKEAQGKTKVAPAPHMARPFAGLPGEADWVAAYEILPAATATLTLRADAVPEGAPETVTLATVLPMAWPALKRDDGSILVASQSGSTSGDPSRDLAQALLTAIEGEPGAPITRLPRATAETPRLQDLLDTDADFDVTVHEGFDFWLDGQEVTGEAAESLERANESVVPTTPITSAPATYWCRIGERTYIRHVLPDDEDAATTALARLHAKGESHLGEDRRLLGAFRAGGLLVPVWEVPADSEAADHEDAVADFAGRYATALAATEDLTPDERRARNGLLSRQVTLR, encoded by the coding sequence ATGGGAAAGGCTTCGCGACGCAAGAAGGAGGCGCAGGGGAAGACCAAGGTCGCCCCGGCGCCACACATGGCACGCCCCTTCGCGGGACTGCCGGGCGAGGCCGACTGGGTCGCTGCCTACGAGATCCTCCCGGCGGCCACGGCCACCCTCACCCTCAGGGCCGACGCGGTCCCCGAGGGCGCACCGGAGACGGTCACCCTGGCCACGGTGCTGCCGATGGCCTGGCCCGCGCTGAAGCGTGACGACGGCAGCATCCTCGTCGCCAGCCAGTCCGGCTCCACCAGCGGGGACCCGAGCCGTGACCTGGCGCAGGCGCTCCTCACCGCCATCGAGGGCGAGCCGGGCGCACCGATCACCCGGCTCCCCCGAGCCACCGCCGAGACGCCGCGCCTGCAGGACCTCCTCGACACCGACGCCGACTTCGACGTCACGGTGCACGAGGGGTTCGACTTCTGGCTGGACGGCCAGGAGGTGACCGGCGAGGCCGCCGAGTCGCTCGAGCGCGCCAACGAGAGCGTCGTCCCGACGACACCGATCACCTCGGCCCCGGCCACCTACTGGTGCCGGATCGGGGAGCGCACCTACATCCGGCACGTGCTCCCGGACGACGAGGACGCGGCCACCACGGCCCTGGCCCGCCTCCACGCGAAGGGGGAGTCCCACCTCGGCGAGGACCGTCGCCTCCTCGGCGCCTTCCGCGCCGGCGGCCTGCTCGTGCCGGTCTGGGAGGTCCCGGCCGACAGCGAGGCGGCCGACCACGAGGACGCCGTCGCCGACTTCGCCGGCCGGTACGCGACGGCGCTCGCCGCCACCGAGGACCTCACCCCCGACGAGCGCAGGGCGCGCAACGGCCTGCTCTCCCGCCAGGTGACCCTGCGCTGA
- a CDS encoding ATP-binding protein, whose protein sequence is MGQAGTAASSTSGVDSFGGEIGRGQARTIRARWELKTVTRIRQAVALDLVARGVDEDIVGEAELVTTELVTNSLRHATPLADRTVRIHWKARGNCVEIEVSDGGSDTQPVPAARAVWATSGRGLRIVRSIAHEWGVQRDEKQTTVWAALGGPSRRRVGH, encoded by the coding sequence GTGGGCCAGGCAGGCACGGCAGCGTCGTCCACGAGCGGTGTCGACAGCTTCGGAGGGGAGATCGGTCGCGGCCAGGCCCGCACGATCCGGGCCCGCTGGGAGCTGAAGACCGTGACCCGGATCCGGCAGGCCGTGGCTCTCGACCTGGTGGCGCGCGGGGTGGACGAGGACATCGTCGGCGAGGCCGAGCTGGTCACCACGGAGCTCGTGACCAACTCGCTGCGCCACGCCACGCCGCTCGCGGACCGCACCGTGCGCATCCACTGGAAGGCGCGGGGCAACTGTGTCGAGATCGAGGTCAGCGACGGCGGGTCGGACACCCAGCCGGTGCCCGCCGCCCGAGCGGTGTGGGCCACCTCCGGTCGCGGCCTGCGGATCGTGCGCAGCATCGCCCACGAGTGGGGCGTGCAGCGCGACGAGAAGCAGACGACCGTCTGGGCCGCCCTCGGCGGGCCCTCCCGCCGCCGCGTCGGCCACTGA